Genomic window (Erythrolamprus reginae isolate rEryReg1 chromosome 3, rEryReg1.hap1, whole genome shotgun sequence):
ttaacaaacttttctaaaaCAAACAAAGTTGTTTGCCCATGTGTGGTCTGCTTCTACAATTGCTTCATTATGGGTGAAAGAACAGAAAAGGGATCATAGGGAAAACACAGGCTTGCGTTTCTTGTTGGGTTTCTTCTGTTTGCATTCTGAGTACTGAATGTCCCGTGTTCTTTCAACTGGCTATCCCAAACTGGCTGGTTTAGTTCAGTGTTAAAAATAAATACCctattccccccaaaataagatatcccctgataataagcccatgacatggcaataaggccaagtgcttgtttcagggttgaaaaaaaaatagtcttatttttgaggaaacatgGGTAGGTAGTAAACCCTGAAAAGGAATTGTAGAGAAGAATAGTAAACAAAACTGCTATTGAACTTGCAGCagaaatgaaaagagaaagagCTGCCATGCAGTATTGGTTACTTTGGGCAAGTGAATAGGTACATCAGGTACAGTGAAAATAGAATAGCTAACAGCAAGATTTGTATAAGTTTTTTCAAGCCAATTGCCTAGGTCTAGGAGCAATTCAAATATTTCTTTTCCCAATCTGGTGTTCTTACCTTTTAGACTGGAAGTTACCCATGGTGACCGAATTAGTCTCTACCTGGTACTGTGGCTTTGGCAGGTGCTGTCCAACAGGAGACTGCAGAGTGGTCAACAATATCACAGGTAAAGACTTTGCTGTCTTCTTATTTTAATTCCTCCCCTCCTCCATATTAAAAATACCTCATTACtgtcagcatttatgcttctgaaaTTTAGAAATGTGATCTGGGAGTGCTACACAGCTTTATTTGGCTTAAAGGCTGATCAGCTTTGCTTTAAGCAGTGTGAATTTTGTGTACTGTATTATCAAAAAATAAGTTAAGGTAAATGCTCTTTTCCTAATTGCATCTCTTTTagtatactaatactaataataataacagagttgtaagggaccttctagtccaacccctgcttaggcaagaaactctaccacttcagacaaatggttatccaacatcatcttaaaatcttccagtgtaggagcattcataacttctgaaggcaagctgttctgcaGATTAAttattccaactgtcaggaaatttctctttagttctaagttgcttctctccctgattagtttccacccattggtcaggtggatgctttggaaaatatattgctaaaaaaaaaataaagggaacactcaaataacacatccttgatgagtgaaatattctcattgaatactttgttctgtacaaagttgaatgaacataacagcatgtgaaattgattgtcaatcagtgttacttcctaagtgaacagttcgatttcacagaagtttgatttagttggagttacattgtgttgtttaagtgttccctttatttttttgagcagtgtagttttgtCTCCCTCTTTTATTTTGGCTatccctcagatattggaacactgctatcatgtctcctttagtccttttaattaaactagacatacccagtcctGCATCATCTATGTTGCTCTTCTGTACTGTTTCAACTTTGTTTTTACTTGTGGCGACCAAAAGTGAATGtactattccaagtgtggccttaccaaggcattataaagcggcattaacacttcatttgatcttgattctatccctttgttaatgcagcctagaattgtgttgacttttttgacagctgctgcacattgctggcttgtATTCTTCACACAAGCTCCGGATATTTGCTAGTATTCTGCCTTACttatttcctcctctttcctttttttatacttgtcctttttgtctttcattttgttagagagttctttatgcagccatgctggtttctttggagacctattatttttcttcattggtattgtgctagCAAGGACctttatataatttaaataatttaaatcctcTAGCTGTATTTTCAATTTGTCAGTTTCATCCCATCAAGTTTCTGTAATGGCAACAATATCATATCTTCCCTCTTTTAgttgaatttctaattcaccctttttatagaaacatagaagattgacggcagaaaaagacctcatggtccatctagtctgcccttgtactatttcttgtattttatcttaggatggatatatgtttatcccaggcatgtttgaattcagttactgtgaatttactaaccacgtctgctgaaagtttgttccaagcatctactactctttcagtaaaataatattttctcacgttgcgtctgatctttcccccaactaacctcagattgtgcccccttgttcttgtgttcactttcctattaaaaacacttccctcctggaccttatttaaccctttaacatatttaaatgttttgatcatgtccccccttttccttctgtcctccagactatacagttcgagttcattaagtctttcctgatacgttttatgcttaagaccttccaccattcttgtagcccgtctttggacccgttcaattttgtcaatatctttttatagatgaggtctccagaactgaacagtattccaaatgtggtctcaccagcgctttatacagtgggatcacaattatTCCTCATACTCTCTGCTTTGGTATATAGACATTTGAGTCCATTCTGATTGACCCTGTGTTTACTGTCTACAACTTGTGTTGTGCCTGACTGCCCATACTTTCTTGCCacctgtttgattagtgcacaTAGTATGGCATTCGTTATTAAATTCTTGGCTTTGCTTGACAGCAGGGCTGATAAACTTATCCTCGCCCACACCTATGTTGCGTGCACTAATGACCCTATTAATTTTAGATGGCTGGGGTCAGAATTGTTCTGTATCAATTAATTCTAGATATATTGTATCTTTCTGGAAGATGACAAGATGATAAAATCTTTCCCACATTAAAGTTGTACTGTTCCCTTTTGATTTGACATGGGGACTAATTCTTTCAGTTATAAACTAATGATTGAAGCACTGATATTGAATACATATATTTGATCAAGTTAATTGGAAAGAAATGGTGAACTGAGGGTGACTCTGCTAAAAGCAAGTAGATTGGCTCTTCATAATTCCTCTCCAGATAAGGAGACAACTTGAGATCATCCACAAGTGCTCTGTACAGTTTCTCCTCCAATTTTTGATGGGTTTTGTATTCTGGGAAATGGGGAGGTAGCCATTTTGCTCAAACCACAATTATCATCTATAATAAAAACTGAGTGTGCATATTTTCTTCTCTAATCACCTTCAGAAATACTTTGTTGACTGTTTTCAGTCTGGATTAATGTCATGTTATCTACGTTACTTGCTGAAGAAAAGGATCAAAGATAAGAGATAAGAATTTACAAAGAGAATAGGTACTATCAAGTGCAGTTAACAGAAATCTTTCTTTTCTGAAGGACCATTAGAGGTTTCCCGCCCACATGAAGCATATCTTTTTGCACAGCTACAAGAACTTCAAGTttacataaagaaagaaaggacagtgAGGTGTTTTGACAAGTGGATTTTGGAGCCAACTTGTGGTTTCGGTGTCCTTTTATGCAATCCTTAAGTTTGACAATTCGAGCTCAAGAGATTGTAACTTGATCTTGCGAATCTTGATTTCTAGCAATGTAAGGCTTCAGCAGTTTCCAATATGCTATGCAAAAGATTcatcctttttttccctcccctacAGGCTTGGAACTGGTTCTGAGCAAACGACTCCATGGCCAGCATTTGGCCAAAAAAATTGTCCTGAAAGCTGTTCGGGGTTTCTTGGAAAAACCACAGCCAGAGAAAGCACTAACTCTTTCTTTTCATGGCTGGTCTGGTACTGGCAAGAACTTTGTAGCTCTTTTAATGGCAGAACATCTTTACCGAGATGACCTAAAAAGTGACTGTGTTAAAATTTTCATCTCAGGACTTCATTTCCCTCATCTCGATTACATGGACCTTTACAAGGTGAGAGgatatttgtatattgtgtatcactgtgtttgtgtgtgtgtgtgtgttatgttaggtcccacagagttggccttctccgggtcccgtcgactaaacaatgttgtttggcgggtcccaggggaagagccttctctgtgatggccccgactctctggaaccagctccccccagagattagaactgtccccaccttccttgcctttcgtaaactccttaaaacccacctctgccgtcaggcatgggggaattgagacatcttttccgggcctatacaatttatgtatggtatgtttgtgcgtatgtctgctttaataatggggttttaatgtttttaaattattagatttgtcatgaattgttttatgttgttgtgagccgctccgagtctacagagaggggcggaatacaaatctaataaataaataaataaataaataataataataataataataataataataataataataatagtgcagtTTTAGGACGGGACTGTTACTTAGAAGTCAGACATGCAGAAGGTTAATGGAACAGTTATTTTATCTTGGAAAATGTACAAAACAagaactcatccttccatccttccgaggtgggtaaaatgaggacctggattgtgggggcaatatgctggctttgttaaaaagtgttattgctaacatgttgtaagccgccctgagtctaaggagaagggtggcataaaattgaataaataaataaacttcagaaTTCCTGGATGCTTACAGAACACAACATTAGTGAGGTACAGTATGTACTATATGTTACACCACATATCCGCACAAGTTGCCTTGATTGTCATTCCATGGATTATTATACAACactggttttttaaagccctggaTTGTCTAATTAACTTGACAGTTGGCTATGTTCATATGAATCTTCCTATTTCCAAATATCTGCTTGGGTTAATCCTGCTACGGTTTTTCTCTCTAGCAAAGGGCATACTGGCAATGGCCTCTCCTTAGGgatccaaaaaataataatagtgtagCTTGGAGAGACTAGATCAAAACACATGggttatttattttgtcccaggATACAAATAGTAAGGACAATATAATTGATCTAAAGGCAGGTCAAAGTTTAAAAGTCTGGGTGAGTACTCTGAATCATAGGTCTCTATTAATATGACCTCTGGACCTTGAGCCATTCAGAATTAggctgcggaagttgtgggaaaGCAAATGCACATGGTGTGCACATGCACTCCGTTTGCACAAGTGCTGGGTGCATGTGCCCACCACTCACACAAATGGAGTTTTGCATGTGCCTGCTTCTTGCGTGgaaccctcccctcccccacccagccCTGCTGGTCTGCAAAGCTGAAAAGTTGAGGAACTCTGCTTTATGGcatcttcttctctctccttaaATATTCTTTCAAGGTTTGAGCAAGGAATTAGGCATttcaaactaaaaaaagaaaagaagcccAGTTGCCATGACTCAGTTTTCAGACAACtctatctggatgactgagaatcttcaccgACAGGTTGAAAGTTGTTTGCAAGCCAGTAGCTGCCTTGTAGTTTGCTTTGTAGCTCTAGTTTGTAGATCTTTCATTACCAGGTACGTTTTGCCAGACGTTAACCATTCTTCAATTTCTCATCCTTTTAGTATATTGCTAAAACTGCTTGGCAGTGAGTGAACACAGACCAATCATATGTTTCCACCAAAAGCTATGCAGTTCATCTTCACCTGGTCCTGATCAATTCTTGACCTTCCTTACCTTTTTCGCGATTTCTGCTGTTATTACAAATTTGTTCATTTcagtttcttttctttaaaaaaaattcttatccACCTCCTTTAGCCCGGCTGCATTCTTACTGTATTTCTTTGGGTTGTCTCATATCTACTCCCAGAAATGTGCTTTGTCACGCAACTATAAAAGCCTTTTTGGTAGGAATCACAGACCTTTGGATCACTCTTCCTTGGAAAATAGTTCTATTTCCCTCactaacaacatataaaaaaggatttttaaagaaaaaaacttttgcatttTGTTGATAATTTCATAGTGACTTCATTTTTCTTGATGCTTTACAGATTGCTTTTAAAGGTTATTAAGCCTATGTAATAAGCATCAATTCTAAAAGAGGGTATATAAGGCCATAAATAAATCTCTGGCTGCACCAATTTTATTTATGCCAATTTAATCATTTATTTGTGCCTATTTTCCCTGTTCATTCAGGTCGAGCTAACAAAACAAATCATTGAGACAGTTGAACTCTGTGAACAATCCTTGTTCATCTTTGACGAAGCCGAGAAGCTTCACTCTGATCTCCTCAATGCCCTCAAACCATATGTGAGTCACAATGGCAGCACTGACAAGGTTGATTACCGGCGGTCCATCTTCTTATTCTTGAGGTAAATTTTGTTTTGAGTATAAGAAGCAAATCCTAAGTCATATTTTCTGGGGACTTTTCAGAATATTAAAAGTCTGAGCTTTTAATATTGAGAAGTAATAATCCAGGGTAAAAAAATATGaagtagaaaattctagaaacatAGCAATACTTCCACAAGTTTATTTAAAAGCTCTTCCTGAAACTTTCTTGCCATTTCCACTAGCAGATCCTACAATATTACTGATATTCAATGATACCCTTTAGAAGGGAAAGACTCCTGTTCTTAAGAATACCTCTGTCTCTAATAACAAATAACATTTGCTATAAAATATTCCAGAGGTCATGGCTCTAGGAATGAAATTCAGGGAAAAAAATTGTATCACTTTCAAAATTGCTTCTTTCCAATTTGATTTGAATATATTAATCTAAATAGAATTGGTAAGTGGTTAAATCTTAGTTGAATTTATTGGGGCTAAGCAGATTAAGTCATGATTAAGAACGTGCTTGAGGAGCTACCAGGGCTGTAGGTTGGATTAAGAAATCAAAAAACCTCTCAGGAAAAAGCATTGACAAACCACTTCCATATTACAGCGAAGAAAACTGTGTTCAAATAGTCAACAGAAGTTTTATTACCCAAAAGGCCATATTTATCTTTGCCTAACATCTAAGAAGCTTTGAACCTTAATTTAAAATCTCATCTACCTTTTTAAAAGCTGGCCTGCTGATGATAATCGAGTTTGAAAAgtaaatgcagtggtacctcagtactcatCCTTAATTAGTTCCAGGAAGCAGAGTGAGTACTCTAAATGATGAGTACCTGATCTTTTCCATAAGGAATAATGCAGTAAGTCATAAGGCATCCAGCATTGACAAATTCTAGCTTGTGTGCTGAGTGTGTCATAAGTACAGGGACAAAATGTTCACATTAAAATGCCCTGAGTAccaaatttgataagtttcaaATCGGTTGATTACCAAGGTACCAGTGTAAGTCAGTTTTTGCTACCTATATTTTTTTGTACTGGATCTTTGAAACTAATAAGATTTGTgcagatttgtttttttttctgatttactGGGAGCAATATTTACCTAAAGGCCCATTGCTTTTTTCTAAAAGGCTGGGAGTTTACCAAACTGAACCAAATCCTTCACTGAAAATCCTCTTTAGAGGGAAGAGAGCAAACATGAATGTTATTAATGCACTTAGTGTCTTAAAATAAGCATCTCTTTTTCTCAGTCTACCTATATTccatcttgttgttgttgttgttgttgttgttgttgttattccccCAAAagagtgggaggaaaaagaaataggTAAAGAAATATGCTCCACATTTTTATCTCATTCCAGAAAAACAGGAGGTTAAAATGCACATATGATTGTAGAAAGATTGCCTGTCCTTATATTCCACCATAAGCTATTCTGGGTAATTCAAGTGAATTCAAACTGATTTAATGTGTCAGTAGAAATGAAAAACCTTCACCCTCAGGGCTTTATTGCATAATGACTTACAACCTTGCCCTGTGATATTATTGTGCTAAATTCTGCTGGTCAATgagatataggtagtcctcgacgtatgactacaattgagccaaacatttctattttatgacctttcttgccacaactcactgcagttgttaagttagtaaaaaCTGTTAAGTAATTAtggcttcctcgttgactttgcttgtcagaaaaatCACCAAAGGTGGTCACATGATCCCAGAACACTGCAACCGTCCTAAGTACATGACAATGGTCAAGTGTCCGAATTTTGATTCTgtagggatgctgcagtggttgtaagtgtggaaaatggttaTCAGTTACTCCCCCCAgtatgttataactttgaacgatcactaaatgaacagttatcagttgaggactgcctgtaatgtTCTTTCTTTTGTATCCAGTAACACTGGTGGAAACATCATCAATAAGGTGGCCCTAGATTTCTGGCAAGCCGGTCAAGCTAGGGAAGAGATCACCATGGAATATTTAGAACGAATCCTGCAGAGAGACCTGCTGGATGCCCCAGGTAAGTTGCTCTTCACTCCTAAAGCTTTACTGCCACTGCATCAAATGGACGAATTTACAACTGTATTATCATAATTTTGTTTGCTTTAGCAAGAatatatgaataaaaataaaattgtatacaaataaaattgataaaattgcCATTTTTATCTCTTAGCATCATCTGGGGTTTGTTAAAATTGGATTGTGTTATTTATTCATATAGATTTTTATCTGTTTTGTTAATATTGCTGTTTTATCTCATTGTTGGATGCCACCCCAATGTTGCTTTTGGTgaaatgggcagctatataaatttgataaataaatgtgttttttgttttattatgtaaAGCAGCTCTACATCTACAAAAAAGCCGATATAATCCTTTGTTGCTATTGActtgccttctcttcctcttcattcAATTGTATTTTCCTCCTGTTTTTAAATTGCAAATGTATGGGAACAAACCAGGGGTAGATTGCTATTACCGGCCATTACCGATGTGTTGTGTGAGCAGTTTCAGTCATCTTGTGTGCATGCCTGcactacatgtgtgtgtgtccccagcatgtttttgcttctatgcaagtgcaggaagtaaaaatgcactgaaatctcaCCAGGGGATGCTTGCGTGTGCGAGATTTTGGTGGttcttttgcttctacacatgcacagaagcaaaaaaatcaccgaaacctcatgtgcatgagattttgcttctgcagaaattgaaaaagatggtggcacccataggactggcaccagAGCAGCCacacacaaattgcgcaatctggcggccACTACCTGTGCGTAGTCACCTACCACAATGGTAGATACCGCACTAGCAACCTGGCTCAAAATGCTTGCACAGTGCTTAAGTTTCCTGATTCCACCCTCAAACATCATGGTCATATCATCCACAATTTTTGACAAAACTAACAAATCATGCATTACAAAGATCACTTGGAGGTGGGAATTACTTCTAATGTAATCTACCAGGTCCCTTGCATAGATTGCCTCTTTGACCATGTAGGATAGGCAGGGAGGAAGCTAACCACCAGATTGAAAGAACATAAGCGAGCAGTCAGATGAGGAGACCCAAACTAATTGATAACCTTACATTGCAATGAACAAAGACATATGTTCAATATTACAGCTATCAAGATTGTTGGCTGTGCAGGTACAAAGAGAAGCCTGGGAAATGGGCCCCTTGTCAGTTGATAGGAGTTCTGATTTACCACCAGCTTATCAGGTACTTAAGAGGTGAAGACTTGGCAGCACAAGGAAAAAATAGCCCATCACTGTTGCTGGTAGGAGGGTTATCTGGATGGTAAGGTTGCAAGGCATGTAGCACTCACGGGGAATGTttgcaggggaagttggtattagtatggtgtagcgggaagccagtagAAGAGAATGAGTAgcgccagtggtcagtagatcatcaactggcattgtggtgaaggttagagatgagcatcctcattgcGTTTCCTTCCAAGTGTGAAGTGTGCGCTGTAACactctacctgaatgctaagggcatgaatgctgctgcgataGGTGTCCAAGATTTGtgtgtgatgggtgcccaagatttttcttgccaattgctgagttttgagtTTTTTCCACTGAGGGCgaatgggtatggcgccactgcattgattgacgtttgctctctggaggttggtgataagcccaagtttatttatttatttatttaattggatttgtatgccgccccctccgaggactcggggcggctcacagcatgtataaaaaacagaacaataatataatccaattagtactacaatattaaaaacaattacaaagagaagattaacctaaaaaattaacttattaaccaaacattcagcaatcatgcTTAAGGCATTCATCTCCTGTCAGTATACAGTTGAGTAAAGCCTTGCTTTCAATTTCGAAACGGTCAATAAATTCTCGGGTGGCACTGACTGTTGATTTTGTGAGCTTCAGTAAACATCTTGGGCACCAATCGCAGCAGCATTCCCTACAAGAGCTATGTGCctctataaatctaaataataaataaataaataaataaccttacTTTTTTCTTAAAGTAGGTTATGTGTATCCAAGTTactattaaaaataaactatttttgcCTCCCTAGTAGTGCCAAGTAATTAATTACTGTCTACCCTGGTCAATAACTAAGAAGCAGGAATGCCAGATGAAttgtgcctttttttctttttccagatgccaacaatttccttcttCAGGAGAACCTCATAGACTTTCTGGTACCTTTCCTGCCTTTGGAATATCACCATGTGAAGCTCTGTGCTCGGGATGCTTTTCTTGCTCAAGATCTCCAGTTCACTGAAGAGATGCTAGATGAAGTTGCAAGGACGATATTTGCTCCCAAGGGGAAGAAATTATTTTCTGCTCAAGGTTGCAAATCAGTATCCCAGCGTATAAACCAGTTTCTTCTTTGATAGGAGAAGGTGAAGATGATTGCAATTGAGTTTGTTCTCTTTTATCTTATACAagggaaacattttatttattacattaacTAGTGTAATATTACCTATGTTCCCCATATTATTGGGGTTGCCCAGCTAAAAAAGGCAAGAAAACTCTATTATGGATATGGAATCTACACGAACGGTATTACTGAAACAGTAATATATCCAGAGTATTTTTGCAATACTGGTTATAAATGGTGCCTTTAGTT
Coding sequences:
- the TOR3A gene encoding torsin-3A, with the protein product MGGTGRTGLLYVCLALQLLGAAQASTDRGEETESASLLSHRQYEDLQQQFGAVRDVSRRYWHLLACQVWQEGCAEEEEGRTQREEEEEDSGDILRLRQNDWKLPMVTELVSTWYCGFGRCCPTGDCRVVNNITGLELVLSKRLHGQHLAKKIVLKAVRGFLEKPQPEKALTLSFHGWSGTGKNFVALLMAEHLYRDDLKSDCVKIFISGLHFPHLDYMDLYKVELTKQIIETVELCEQSLFIFDEAEKLHSDLLNALKPYVSHNGSTDKVDYRRSIFLFLSNTGGNIINKVALDFWQAGQAREEITMEYLERILQRDLLDAPDANNFLLQENLIDFLVPFLPLEYHHVKLCARDAFLAQDLQFTEEMLDEVARTIFAPKGKKLFSAQGCKSVSQRINQFLL